A window of the Hordeum vulgare subsp. vulgare chromosome 5H, MorexV3_pseudomolecules_assembly, whole genome shotgun sequence genome harbors these coding sequences:
- the LOC123396211 gene encoding phosphatidylinositol-3-phosphatase SAC1-like → MEVAAQRKRKRRGADLRLLDITEGRERHPRLAIPLLRHILRRAHPFRPDAFTFPPLIRAAPAHASAAQLHTCATPTSEIQLKSPNWLFDQRKHAETVPTAKVIPVENANEGNKDETNVSLRGELNWVSSSADSCEEDNFRRYLAFTKADVDNGWYSAALLYDQDENSGAYKHYSEFCQGPVMDPFEHDPEKEGHYREALCANDAEE, encoded by the exons ATGGAGGTGGCGGCGCAGCGGAAGCGGAAGCGGAGAGGCGCGGATCTGCGGCTGCTGGACATCACGGAGGGGCGAGAAAGACATCCGCGCCTCGCCATCCCGCTCCTCCGCCACATCCTGCGTCGCGCCCATCCCTTCCGCCCCGACGCCTTCACCTTCCCGCCGCTCATCCGCGCGGCCCCGGCGCATGCCTCCGCGGCGCAGCTCCACACCTGCGCGACACCGACAAG TGAGATACAGCTTAAAAGCCCAAATTGGTTGTTTGATCAAAGAAAACATGCAGAGACAGTTCCAACAGCAAAAGTTATTCCAGTTGAAAATGCAAACGAGGGAAACAAAGATGAGACGAATGTGTCTCTGCGTGGGGAACTGAACTGGGTTTCCTCCTCGGCAGATTCATGCGAGGAGGACAACTTCAGAAG GTATCTAGCGTTCACGAAGGCGGATGTAGACAATGGCTGGTACAGTGCAGCACTGCTATACGATCAAGATGAGAACAGCGGTGCTTATAAACATTACTCCGAATTTTGCCAG GGTCCAGTCATGGATCCTTTCGAGCACGACCCCGAGAAAGAAGGGCACTACAGGGAGGCCCTTTGTGCAAATGATGCTGAGGAATAA